CTAGTCCTCCCCTAGTGGGAGCTAATATAGCTAATATAGATCCTCTAGGAACTTCGAAGACTCCCGCTCTCTTCAGCCTCCTGTCGCATGCCACTAACTCATCTTGATTCAATCCCAATAGAGCTATGGATCCCAATATCAGGGGATCAAGCCTCTCCCTATCCCCCTCTCTCTGAGCCTCGGGGAGGAGCGAGCTCAATATAACCATCTGATCGATGATCCGACCTCCACCTATTGTCCCAAGGTAGTAATAAACCCTTTCCTTATGCGTGGACGACGTCCGTATGCGAAAGTTTATATTCCTATAGTTTTATGTTTCCATGGTGTACCATATGGTTATGGCCGGGAAAGCTAGTGAGAGGCTCAAGTCCCTGTTGAATCAAGCTATAGCTAGGGAGATACAGGTCTCGATTCAGTACATGTGGCAGCATGTCCAGACAGTGGGCCCTGTGCATGTGCTCCTATCCGGGGAGCTCAAGAAAATAGCGATAGAGGAGATGAAGCACGCCGAGGAGATAGCTGAGAGGCTCTGGTATCTGGGAGGCACCCCCACGACAGTACCGGATCCGATAAAAGTTGGGAAGGATTTGAGGGAGATGATAGAGCAGGATGTTAAGGATGAGGAGAAGGCGATAACTCTATACAAGCAGATAATAGAAGTAGCGAATGAGGAAGGCGATGTCACCACAGCTGAGATATTCAAAAAGATCCTGAAAGATGAGGAGGAGCATCATGACTTTTTCACGACAGTGCTCGAGGGATTGCCTTCTTGAGCTTTTCATCACGATTATCTTTCCTCATACATGGGAAACTTTTTTTTATAAGAGGGTGGTGCATGCCTTATGATGGAAAGGGCCGTGAAAGTACTCGATGAGAGGGATAGGAAGATCCTGGAGATGATCTCCAGGGACGGCAGGGTCTCCTTCAGGAGGATAGCCGATGAGCTGAAGATAAGCGATGTAGCTGTTAGGAAGAGGATAAGAAGGCTGGAGAGGATGGGGATAATAGAGGGATTCACGGCCAGGATAAACCCAGCCTCCCTGGGCTACTCCATAATCTCCCTGACGGGCATAGATGTACTCCCGGGCGATATAGTTAGAGTAGCAAAGGAAATAGCTGAAAAGGAGTACGCTAGATCTGTCTACATAACTGCGGGGGATCATTCGATAATGGCCGAGATATGGGCTAGGAATGAGGAGGAGTTCGGGAGGATATTGAAGGAGATAGAGGGGATGGGAGGAATTACTAAGATCTGCCCTGCTATAGTGACTCAGAGGATCAAATCATGAAGATATTTTCACCTCAACGGATTGGTTGAGCGAGCTCAGATCTATGTGATCCTCCATCTTGAGGCCCTGGCTCCTGAAATGGGCCTCAACCAACTTTGCAACATTGATCCCCTTCTTTGTGAGTCTGTAAGCGACTCCCCTCTTGCTCTCAGGATCCCTCTCCTTCTGAAGTAGCCCTTCCCTCTCCAAGTACTTCCTTATGTGATAATCGAGGCTGACCACTTTGGATCTGACATCCCTCCTCTCCCCCTTCTCCTTCAGCTTCACGTACCTCGCTAAGGAGTGGGGCGTGACCCTCTCACCCATGGCCTCGAGTTTCATAGCCACGTAGAGTATTGAGAGCGATACCTCATTCAGCTTCCACGTCGGATAGCTTATCAACTCCCTGAATCCATCCTCGGTCAGCTCTATAGCTCTAGCATCCAGATAGAGGGAGAGGTGAAAGAGATCAAGTTTGTAAGGGCCTGAGCACACTATTAGAGCTCTCAATCCGAGCTCTCCACCCTTGTACTCTCTTATCAAATTAGATAGCTCTGAGAATCTCGATATTATCTCTATTTGGTCTATCCTCTCGAAGATCTCCTCCACCACATGATCCTTTCCGTATATGAATGCTAATCTATCCCTGAACTCCCTGAATCCATCCCCCTCGCTGCCGTCATTTATGAAGATCGAGGAGATTATCATCCTCACTTCGCTCGACAATATTCTAGAAAATAAATGGAAATTGAGGGAGGTCGGGGCTATTAAGATGTACCAGGAATCTGATAGATCCAGAACTTTCTCGTATTGCGTTAGAGCTCTCTCTATTCCCTTGAGAGTTACCCCGACCCCCCTCGCTGACATCATCAAAATGTATTTTGACTAGCTTATAATCTTTTTGATCAGCCTAATTGCCTTTGATCCTCTGATATCTTTCTTCACATATGAAGGAATTTTTATTATCAAAA
The sequence above is drawn from the Candidatus Korarchaeum cryptofilum OPF8 genome and encodes:
- a CDS encoding ferritin-like domain-containing protein, whose product is MVMAGKASERLKSLLNQAIAREIQVSIQYMWQHVQTVGPVHVLLSGELKKIAIEEMKHAEEIAERLWYLGGTPTTVPDPIKVGKDLREMIEQDVKDEEKAITLYKQIIEVANEEGDVTTAEIFKKILKDEEEHHDFFTTVLEGLPS
- a CDS encoding Lrp/AsnC family transcriptional regulator, which codes for MMERAVKVLDERDRKILEMISRDGRVSFRRIADELKISDVAVRKRIRRLERMGIIEGFTARINPASLGYSIISLTGIDVLPGDIVRVAKEIAEKEYARSVYITAGDHSIMAEIWARNEEEFGRILKEIEGMGGITKICPAIVTQRIKS
- a CDS encoding MarR family transcriptional regulator gives rise to the protein MMSARGVGVTLKGIERALTQYEKVLDLSDSWYILIAPTSLNFHLFSRILSSEVRMIISSIFINDGSEGDGFREFRDRLAFIYGKDHVVEEIFERIDQIEIISRFSELSNLIREYKGGELGLRALIVCSGPYKLDLFHLSLYLDARAIELTEDGFRELISYPTWKLNEVSLSILYVAMKLEAMGERVTPHSLARYVKLKEKGERRDVRSKVVSLDYHIRKYLEREGLLQKERDPESKRGVAYRLTKKGINVAKLVEAHFRSQGLKMEDHIDLSSLNQSVEVKISS